In Plasmodium vivax chromosome 14, whole genome shotgun sequence, the genomic window TTGTGGCCGCTCCCTTACTGCTCTTGTACGTGTGTTAAAAAGGGAGCCTGGCTGCCCCTCGGCTGGGAGTtacggaggagggggaatACGGCAAAGCGGACGCAGTGGGTTACCTTAACAAATGGGTTACCTAGTGGATCACTCAAATAAGGGGTTGCCTGCCTGTGCAATGCCCCACTTACGCGCACGCACCTCCCCCCATGCAGTGGGCACGTCCACACTGAGGAGGGCAACTGCGCCAATGGCGAAACACCCCCGTGCCGTTGCGtcaaaattaagaaaaagaTCGTTCAGGTGGGAACTGGTCAGTTGGGTCAAAAGCGTCTTTCTTTTACCCACTTCGGATGCGTTGCTCCTCGGCCATGGGTTTGcctatttattaatttaataatttatttattttattttttctcatcgcGGATACTTTCCCATTCTGTTGTGTTCCTTTCaccgggggggaagtggggGTTGAAAATGGTTCACAGGGGAATCATCACGGGGAGTGGGCCTTCCCCAAGTGGCACAAAATAGGCACTCCAAATGACCGTTAAAAGAGCAGATAAAAAGGCACCCTTTACTTCCCCCCGTGTTTACCTCTTCCGTACGTGTGTACGTTTTGGCAACTCGTGCGCCATGCGCGCCATGTGCGCCTTGTGGTTCTTTGACGCGGTTGCGAACTGAAAGGGGGTCTATGCTGATTAGCTCATTTCGGGAATACCCCTGCGCGTCCCACCGTACGTTTTTCCACTTGAATGCTCGCGTTTGCACCTATGTTTTAATGGCCCTTACCTGTTTGGCCGCGTCCCTCAACAGATGACAGCCTCCGTGACAGCCTACACTACACAGTTTGCACGCACTAACATAACgttgaaggggaaaaaaaaaaaaaaaaaaaaaaagaaatacctCACACAGAATTGCTTAAGAAGGGGGGACACGTATCACTTCCAACTTGTTAGCCCTGCTCCTGCTGCTTAACTTTTTTGCGGCCTTCTCCCCCAACTTTGAAATAACGACGCACGGCATCATAGTGACTTGGGCCGCTTAGCCGACGTTAGTTCACTTTGCTTGACGCTCTTTCTCACTCGTAAGATCTTCGCGTACACGAGGGGATAATACGTGCCGTAGGACGCTCTCAAcgggtgagaaaaaaaaaaaaaaaaaagcacaaaaaaggagcactTCACAAAAATAGTGCGCGAATGTGCATGCTAATTTATAGCACTTTTGGCGTGTGCCCAGGTagtatatacatgtatgcatatatatgtatatatatatgtatataggCACTCCTTCAACATTTTTGCctaaatgcttttttttcgccggCATGCATTTCCTATCTCTACATCCTTTCCACCACATATGTGATTTTTCCCAgtttgtacatttattttacccCTCCACTGgcttgttaatttttttttttttcccgtgcTGGTTTGCTTTTTACCTGACTTGTacatgtaaattttatttttttttttttttctagctattttttttttttttttttttttttgcgaatatAAGCAAACATCAGAAATTCTTAACATCCCATTTCGTTTTCTCACGACTGTAGGAGAGGCGCCAAAGCATACGTTTTCGTTTGAGAGTATATAGCATCCCATTGGGTATCCCTCCATCACGTGGTTGTGCTTGGCCGCGACTTGCGCGCTGCTCTATGCTGCTTGTTATTGCGTACGTTTGGTCGTTATCTTCAGTGGACTCTCGCGAGTAGGCGGCTTCCCGTAACACATTTCAGCATGTACGGTTATTCGCATTTTTGCCCGAACGCAGTCAATCGAGTTACGCTCCCATTCGACACACATTTGAAGCACATTTGAAGCATTTTTGAACCAGTTTGACGTGGCTTCACCCACATTTGACGCTCATTCGAAGCACGCTTGCTCGGCGATTCCCCGCGCTGCCGCCCAAATGGCCGACCAGAACCCCGACCTGAAGGTGGAGGAAGCCCTGAAGGGGGCAGACATCAAGCTGCTGCTGATTGACTTCGACGGCACGCTCTTCGTGGACAAGGACATCAAGGTGCCGAGCGAAAACATCGATGCGATCAAGGAGGCAATCGAAAAGGGGTACATGGTTAGCATCTGCACGGGCAGATCAAAAGTAGGAATATTAAGTGCCTTcggggaagaaaatttaaaaaaaatgaacttctACGGCATGCCTGGAGTCTACATCAACGGAACGATTGTGTATGACCAGATTGGCTACACCCTGTTGGACGAGACGATAGAGACTGATGTGTATGCAGAGCTAATTAGCTACctagtggaaaaaaatttggttAACCAAACCATTTTCCACCGAGGAGAGTCCAATTATGTTACAGAGGATAACAAATATGCAGATTTCTTGCAGAAAATGTACAGCGAAAATAGGAGCATCATAATAAGGCACAATGAAATGCTCAAGTATAGAACGATGAACAAGCTAATGATTGTGTTGGATCCCTCTGAATCGAAGACTGTAATAGGGAACCTCAAACAgaagtttaaaaataagcTAACCATTTTTACCACTTATAATGGGCATGCGGAAGTTACGAAGTTAGGGCATGATAAATACACGGGGATAAATTACCTCTTGAAACATTACAATATTTCAAATGACCAAGTGTTGGTCGTGGGGGACGCGGAGAATGACATCGCGATGCTCTCTAACTTCAAGTACTCCTTTGCCGTTGCCAATGCCACTGACTCGGCCAAATCCCACGCCAAGTGCGTGCTCCCCGTTTCGCACCGGGAGGGCGCCGTGGCCTATTTGCTCAAGAAGGTGTTCGATTTGAAGAAGTGACCTCGTTGCGCCTTCGCTGTGTGTGAGTGGTGACTCCGCGCACACCCCCACAACGCAGTCACTTGGCCTGTTCCAACAGCGACGAACTTCGCGTATGCGGTGTGGACGCACATGTAGGAGGCCCATCACGCGCACAAACCTGTAGAGGTGGCTCCACTCACTTCATACCCGCTGTCGTGTATACTCCCATTTACACCTGCGCAGCCCCttgacggaaaaaaaaaaaaaaaaaaaaatttgtcccCGGGCCATTGCCCCCCCACAGATGTTCCCATCCAAAATTGTGGccaaataaaatgttaagcggtttttccccctgtttatttatttcttttttttttttttttttttcaccgcgCGCCCCGCCCGTGGAACTCATTTACCCGTAGGATGTCTCTCTGGGCGGCCCTGCGGCGgttgctttattttgttaccACTGTTGCCCGGCTGTTATCCCACCGCTGCTCCGCCGCTGCCCCACTGTTACTCCACCgttacttcatttttccccatttttttacccctaaTTCAACCTCGCGGGATTCCCCGCCCCGGCGCCTCTTCGGAGGGCCCCCACCTGTTACCTTCCAAGCGCTGTAAGAAGCTCGCGCAGAACTACACCTGTACGCACGGGGGTGCGGAAGTATCATCGCAAAAGTACACCTGTACGCACGGAGGTGAGGAGGTATCCTCGTCCATTcatgggggaagcaaaatttATCACCGCGTGGGTGCAACGCGAAGAGGGATAAATACGTACAGTTGGgtccccaaaagggggtccATAAACGGGAAACTTGATTTGAGGAACGCGCTGGGTTGGCTGCGCGCACGgcagaaacgaaaaaaaggaaaagaaaagaaaaaaagaacaaagagACCGCTATGTGAAAGACCGCTACGCAAAAGACCGCTACGCGAAAGGCAGCTAACTTCAAACTGCCCGAACGGCCGGAGAAAGGGGGCCAAATGGGGACCCCTCCTACCGGCGCCTCCCTCCATTGGGGGAGACGGCGCAAGTTGCCTCGTTatgcagaaaaggaaggggaGTGGTCACTACTCCTCAACTAAGGTCACCCACTTTTCGCAGTTCtgcataaaaaggggggggtaaaaaaaggaaaaaaaatgggaaaaaaaaacagacaaTAAGGCGCGAAAAGACGGAGAGTAACATGAGGacacttttgcaaaactgcGTAACGCTACTCGCGGAGGCTCACCTGCAGGTTCGGAAGGGGGTGCTTCGCGGGGTCCCGGTCGGAgtcgctgcgggggggaggcggttaGAAGCGGGTTAGAAGCGGGTCACCACGGTGATCTCAAAAGGGGCCTCAGGAACGATTTCCTTATCGCCTCAAAAGGGTGGCTACACTGGCCGCTCCCCCGTGACGTACCAAATCCAGCGGGAGAGCGAGCGGAGGACGTGGCTAAATATGATGTACTTGTCGGGGGAATCAAAGTCATTTTCGATGGCCTGAAAAATGACTGCAATGGGGTAATCATGGAGGTTGTGCGCCCTTATGAAGTCTAcgatttttaaatatctCTTTGCGGAAAGGAAGAGGTGAAGGACCATTTCGTATTCGCGCAGTCGCAGGGACATGTCCAGACAGAGCTGATACGCCCAGGTGTGCTGTGTCAACTTCCAGTAGTGGAACAGCCGCTTGGTCACTTCGATCGAGTCGGCTATAACGTAAAACTGAAGCAGCTGGCGCAGGCAGTTGTCCTGCtcgtaaaaaatgcatatgtCGAAGAGGAAGGTCTGGAGGATTCTGTTGGGGATGATGTTcagcaggaggagggacTTCATGTACTCCAGCACGTAGAGGAGGAAGGTGGGCACGCTCTGCAGCTCGGCGTAGCTCAGCGTCAGTCGGTATTCGGCGGCGGGGGGGGTGGCGCTCTGCTCTGAAGTGGTGAGGGTACCGCTTTGGTCTGAAGTGGTGAGGGTACCGCTCTGGTCTGAAGTGGTGTGAGCGCCGCTTTGCTCTGTTGAAGCGGCAGGGGCGGCAGTTTGCTCTGTTGAAGCGGCAGGAGCGACAGTTTGCTCTGTTGAATCGGGCTCGCCCCGCCTTATTCTGTACTTGAGCATATACCTATCGGCGCGGTCGCCCCGCCCGGCggggcccctccccctcctgctcTCGCGCTTGGCCCTCTCCATTTGGCGAAAGTTGAGGGAGAAGTTGAAGAGAGTCTCCTTCTTGTCGAGGCCATACTTCTTAATCATGAAGGCGTGGAACACATCCGTCACGATGTCCCTCTCGGTGATGAGGGTTTTGCTCCCCAGGTTTTTCATAATATCATCTAGGGgctgtataattttttggttgGCTCTCCTCAGCGAGGGGGGGCTCCTCTTCTTGGCGGACTGCTCGATCAGCTTGCGGTAGCTCACGTTGATGGTGTTTACGATGGTCAGGAAGTCCTCCATTTGAATGTCGTTTTCCAGCGACAGGAAGAACATTTCCGTGATTCTCTTTTTGCAGTTGGGTCTGCGCAGCAGCACGTCCACGGAGGTGttctgggggggagaagcacaggGGAGGTGAGAGAGCGGCAAGGGAGCGGCAAAGGAGCGGCGATGTGCAGCGATGCGATAAAACCGCTTCTAAGGGGTGACACCACCGCTACGGAAACACCGCCGCTATGGCAACACCGCCGCTATGGCAACACCGCTTCTTAGGGGGAGCGCCCCCCCGAGAGACCTACCAAGTTGGCGAAGTGCTGGCAAATCTGGAGCATGAGGAGGTCGTAGTCCAGGCGGACCCTGTAGACATTCCCGTACTGGTTATCCATCAGGACGTTGAAGGGGTGGAAAGAAATGTGGCTAAGCGCCAGCTGCGTTCTGAAGCTCTTCGGAGAGGTTAAGTAGGCCACATTAACGGTGTGGCTGCTACGGATATGCTCCGAAAGAGTGTTAATCAAGCtgctctttttcctcctctggTACTTTATGTCAAATAGGTACACCTTTTCATTGGAGTAGTTGAAGACGCCAAAGATATTGTCCACGCAAAAGGTCTCAACGACACCATTGCAGAACAGATCGAATACGTAGTCGAAGGATAAAGAGGAGGACAAGCACCGGAAGGAGATCCTTCCGTTTTTATAATCCTTATGGATGCAATACGTTTCACCATACAGAGTGACCACCTCAATATCGTTTTTATTAATTGGCTCCGTCTTGGGGATGTTGAGTTCAATTTTCTGCAACTTGATCGCGTTGCTGTTGTTCAGTAGGTAGGGGAAGATGACGTGCGTTTTGTGTGTGCTGGAGAGGAGGGCGATGTAGGAGCTGCTTTCGTCGTACCAGCACTGCTCGCTCTTCATCAGGTGCTTCTTCAACGGGGTGATCGTCAAGCTGTCGAAGGACAGGTGGAAAATCTCCACCCCCAGGTTGGTCACCACGGCGAAGTCGGCCGAGGAGCTACTCGCGGCGGGGGAAGCCGCGGAAGCGgtggtggaagcggtggaagcgatggaagcggcggaagcgGCGGTTACGGCTGCGTCTTCCGTGGCTGCTTCTTCCACCTGGGGGCGGCCAGGGAGCCAAAAGGTGGCCAGGATTCTACACTCGCTGAGCCTATTCACGCACACActcaaataaatattgtgGCTGTTCAGAATGTCTGCGATTTGGATGCTGTTGGGGTTGGTCGAGTGGTAGAGGAAGAAGGTGGTGTTTGGGGCGAAGGATATCTGCTCGCACATTTCTGCGTCGAATTTCACGTACACCGCTTGGTAGTTctccttcaccttttttacgTCCGTCACGAGCAGCGCCTTCGCCGCCACGTTCTGGTGGATGATCAGGTCGTTCATCTTGTCGTAGAAGACGCGGTCGTTGCTGGAcacctgcagggggggagaagtggatAGCGGCCGTGGAGCGGATAGCAGCCGTGGAGCGGCGGTGCGGTTAAAGCGATGGCCCATGTGCAGCGACGCGCCGAGGCAACTCCCCCTTCCGACGAGTAGACCGTCCTGTCACCAGGTCagctgctcccccctcttACCTCCCACTGGTACACCGGCTCCGATATTTGCGCCGGGGAGTACGCCGAAATGGTCGCGCCCCGCTTGGCCTTCCTGGCAACCCTCCTAGTGGGTTCATTCGAGTCCTGCGCAGCGAGCTCACCACTCGTGTGCTTCTCCTTACACTCCTCCTTGTCCGGGGAAGGAGCGGCTTCGCCCCCCGGGGGCCTCTCCCCCTGGGGATGCATAGTCCTTCAAATGGTCCCTGCGCAATTTGGTTAAGCGAAGCGGCTAGACCATATCCTCCCTTCTCGGGTGATCCTCACAGTTTGAGCGGCCCGGTCGGTCGCCAGGACGGTTGCTTATTTGTTTGCTTattcgtttgtttgtttatttttttttttttattttattttccgatCGAGGTTAAGCTCACATTAACGCTCACTTTTGGCAGCGGCTTAGCTTTGCTCCTTTTGTTGTACCCTCTTCTGATGTGCCCGTGTGGGAATTTTTTCCGCTCACCTGGGCCCTCGCGGGGGGTAGCCCTGCGGTCGGTCAGCTTGGTTGTTCGGTTGACTGCCCCTTCACagcgctattttttttttttttttttttttttgtgcacctGAAGATTGCGATGGACGCCTCCCCTCGGAGAGATAAACTTCAAAAGGGCCAACATCCGCAGGAGGCCCCCACCGTTTCGTTTTTAAGGAGCAAGGGTAGAGGCCGACTCACAGCGTTGCGCGGGTGAAGCGGAGAGCTCGGACGGTTGGAAGTTGCAAAGCAGTCCAAGCTGCAAACCGGTTGAGGTTGTGAAGGAGTCGCAATCGTTGAGCAGTCAAAGTCGAAGGTGTGCAGAGACCGCCGCGGAGAAGCCCCCGCTGCGAATCCTACGCTGCGAATCCCCCGCGGCGACCCCTCGAAGGGACCCTACACCATGCTGCAGAGGTGCATGCCATCCTCCACCCCTTCGCCCTTGCACTTGGTGTGCAGGCGGAGGGGCGCAGTTTACCGAATCAGAGCCAACCCGCTCCACCAGCAGAAGAGACAACAGAGCTCATGCAGCAACAACAGGCACAGAAAAATAACAGTCATTCCATTTAGGCAAAAGGATCAACCACTGCATTATAAAAACATCCCCTTCTGTGTGGAGGAGCTGGACCTTAAGAGCAAAAAGGACCTCTTGGAAATACACAAGACGGTGCGAAATCtaaaggagaggaagaatcTGCCCTCGGATTTCATTgaaaacttatttttatgcacGAGGAAGTTTGTGCGCTCCCTACTACCTCACGAGTTTGTGCGAATCTACAAAACGATGGTAGTCGTGGGGAAGAAGGACAGGGAGTTGAACCTGCTGATGCACCAGCAGATGAAGAGGATACACGCCAACTTTGACGTGGCCAGCATCAGTAAGCTCTTTCAGCTCTTCACCTTCTCCAGGGCGAAGCCGGTGCATTTGATAAAGGTGCTGGCCGAGACGTTCCTGCGGCGCCTGCAGGGGGAGGTGGTCCACCCAGGGGACTCCACCCAATCGGCTAGGTCAGCCAAGGCAGCCGCTCCGACCGCCGCTCCCGTGCAGCCCTGGCACGTGCGCGAGCTGGTGGCcatcttctgcttcttccgaATCGACTCGAAGAAACACACCCAGTCCATCTTCCACCTCTGCACCCCGTGGGTAGCGAAGAACGTGCGCAGACTCACCCCCAAGGATGTCACGATCATTTTGTATAGCAGCGTGCACCTGGGGAGGCAGGACCCCATTCTGTTGAGCGCTGTAGTGAAGCATGTAGCCTTTAAGGGGGACTCCTTTCAGTTTTTCCAGCTAGCCATTATCCTTAACTGTTTCGCCAAACTGGGAGAGAAGAACAACAAGCTGTGTAGAGTTGTCTGCGAGCAGGTTAAAAGGAGGATGCGCCCGGCGCCCCCTCCAGAGGTGGCCACCCCAGCTGTTCTCCCCGACGAGGTGGTCGAAATGGGTCCCACTGGTGTAGAAGGGGGTTGTGTGGCGAGTGCACTGGGGGGTCGCGTCGCttcccccgccgctaacctGTCAAGTGGGTGTGCAATCGACCATGAGAGCGACTCCACAGTTGTACTGCGGCACAACGGGGGAAAGGCCTCTACGGGGGGGCCCCCCCAACCGAAAGACGTGTCCGTGCTGCTGAACGCCCTGGTAAAGCTGGAGCACTACGACAATGCAACGTTCAACTGCCTCATCCCCTTCATCGTTAACCACGCGCGGAAGTTCTCCCCCCAGTCGCTCAGCAACTTGGTTCACGCGTACTCTCAGATGCAAATAAAGAACACGTTGATGCTGGCAAAGATTTCAGAAGagtgtattataaaaatgaagaaatttaaaaatagagaaatgagcaatttggctagctcacTTGTCAGACTGAATGTAAGAGACAAGGTCCTGTTCACCTACATGATTGATGAGTTTCTCTACAGAGCCACCATCGGGGTGAAATATAAAAGCTACCAGTTTGACGTGCTTTCTCTGCAGCAGCTGGCCTACTCCTTTAGCAAGGTGGGTCTGAGCGATGAGAAGGTCTACGTGGTTCTGCACCGGTTGCTGCTTAGAAGGATCAGCCAGCTTCGTAAGGGTGCCAGTCGGGGGGGCTCATCGGCTGCGCTGGCGGCGGGAAACACAGGTGAGCTGCTTGGGCAACCGCTTTGGCAGCGCTCTGATGGGGGTGGGGCCCAGTTCGACTTCCTCTGCCTGACCACGCTCGTAAAATCCTACGCCGCCACACAAATGAAGCCCAAGCACTTGTCCCACTTCGTGAGTTACATCAtaagggagaagaagaaaaaaaaagagttactATCAAATCAGTCCCTGTGCTGTCTGGTGTACGGGCTAGCGAAACTGAAACTGCCAGACCGGAAGATCCATCAGCTACTCCTCAAGGAAGGCACCGAGCGGGTAGACACGATGAAGCCATTCCAGGCGGTACTCCTCCTCTATTCGTTTAGCAAGCTGAGAGTCTACTCCCGCATGTTTGTGAAGAGGGCAGTGCAGCTGTGCAGTCGGCACATACACCAGTTGACCTTGGCCGATTTGTCGTTGGCATGTTACTCCTTATCAAATTTGCTCTACCGAGATGcaattttcttatataaagCGTCGAACGTGATTCTGCTTAACCACTTGGAACTGGAGAGGACCAACGTGTGCCAGCTGTTTAACTCCCTCACCAAGCTGTGCTTCTACTACAAGCCCGTTTACCAGCTGGTGCTCCAACGGATGGTCCTCTGCATGCACGACTtgggggagaaggagctgGCCAACCTCGCGCTCTCCTTCGCGTACTACTTCCACGCGGCGCGGCTCAGCCGGTGCGAGGGGCTATCGGAAGAGAAACCgtcgggggagaagcaaaaagagAGCCTATCGGAAGAGAGCCCATCGGAGGAGAGCCCATCGGAGCGGCGGCTCGCGCTGAGCCAGCCGGAGCTCCTCTTCAGAAACGAGCTGAACATTTTCTTCAACCTCATCTTTTTGCTAAACGAAAAGCACCGCCAGCAAATGTCCCTCATAAGCATCCAGCAGCTGCAGGTAGTCGACCTCCACCTCAGAGCCTTCTTTCCCAAGTACTGCCACTTCCCAGCGTTtctaaaaacattttttcttaagGTGAGGAGTGTGAAGCGAAGCGTCGATGACTACCTAATTCTGTCATCCAAAACGCACCGAAACGTTTCGCGCTTCCTCAGCCTCGTCGGCGTTTCCCACAGGAGCGAAGTTCAGTTCGGCCCCTACCAACTCGACATCGTGGTGGACTTCCTGCAGGGTGGAAGCAAACTGGGGGCGGGGTTCCCCAGTGGGGGAGGTCCCCGCGTGGATCACTCCAAAGTGGAGGAGCACTTCAAAATGGATGACCACCCCAATGTAGACGCAATGTACCAAACGAAAACGttggaggggaagaaccccctCGCAGAAGGCACCCATCCAGAAAGACCACAAGCATACCCCGTGCTGCAAaaaagagtgaaaaaaaacatcctcGTCGAAGTGGATGGGGTATCCCACTTCTACAAGGAGAGTCACAGTAGGACCATCAACtcgattataaaaaaattcattttgcaaaaatgtgggtGGCACATAATACACATCCCCTATCAGGAATGGAACCAGTGCGTAGATTTTAGGCGGAAGGTTCTGTACGCCCTTCAGGTGCTGCGACAGATTTTGCGCATCAACAGGGAGGACATCTCCGTGGGGGATTTTCTCCACCTCCGGGGCAGCCACCCCCCTGTGCAGGGACACACATGCAGGGCAGCGGCGCACAGGAGAGCAGCACATGCACACGCGACTAACAATGAGGAACAAGTCACATCTGTAGAAGCGGAAAGACTCACCACTTCTACCCTTGACGAGGTGAAGCGTGGGGCCAACCGAATGGACACCGACACCCCCCACTTCTACACCGTCAGCGAAGAGGAGCTGTTCCGCAATCAGACGAAGAACCGAAGCAGACATCAAAAGGGATTAATGGAGAAGATGCACCAGGGCAATCAACTCAGCTACCACTTCAACGTGGCCCATCAGGGGGGTAGCGCCGATGGGGAGGAAGTTGCGAGTGGAACAGATGAGCTGTCACCCCGCGTGAGACCTTAAACgtgatgccatttttttgtgatatcttccccttttggcaaGGGGCACAACATACAGCGTAATCATAGCGCTGTTCCCCCGTTGGCAACTCGCCGCACGCGCGACTTGCTCTTCAGCGTGACTTTCTCTTGGAGGGTTGGCCTTCCTCCACCCGCATCCACTCAACCCAACTTTGCAGTCAGTGTCCGGTGCGTACACGTGGGTATGCTTCGTATTAGACCTGTCATGCCTCTGCCCAAATGAAGAGGCAATTTTCACCCTACGAGCACTCCCACCATGTGAGCCATGGGGAGAATCAccttaaattttaattaaaagttCGATTAAGTAGTGGCTCCCATCTGTTCCACGGTCGAGGagcagaaaaggggaacactCGCCTCCGCGGGTGGCGGTTCCCCGCAGAGGGGAAGTCTCTTAGCTGATTAGCAGTTTAGCCGCTTCGCCACTTAGCAGTTTagccgcttcgccatttAGCAGTTTagccgcttcgccatttAGCAGTTTAGCCGATTCGCTGCTTTGCCGCCTCaccgcctcaccgcttcaccccttTAGTACTCGCCAATCTTGGGGGCCAGAAAAAAGGTGAGGTGCGAGCTGTCCTGCAGGTCCGTCAGGGGCTGCTTGAAGTTAAACCTGATGGACACGGGGATGTTGGGCGACAGCGAAATGTACACCTCGTCGGATAGAGAGGAGGCTCGGGAAAACATCACCAGGTACCTCGTGGCAAATTCTTGCGAAACAGACTTGGAGCAAGTAATGGCAATGTCAGTCATGTCA contains:
- a CDS encoding hydrolase, putative (encoded by transcript PVX_123945A), coding for MADQNPDLKVEEALKGADIKLLLIDFDGTLFVDKDIKVPSENIDAIKEAIEKGYMVSICTGRSKVGILSAFGEENLKKMNFYGMPGVYINGTIVYDQIGYTLLDETIETDVYAELISYLVEKNLVNQTIFHRGESNYVTEDNKYADFLQKMYSENRSIIIRHNEMLKYRTMNKLMIVLDPSESKTVIGNLKQKFKNKLTIFTTYNGHAEVTKLGHDKYTGINYLLKHYNISNDQVLVVGDAENDIAMLSNFKYSFAVANATDSAKSHAKCVLPVSHREGAVAYLLKKVFDLKK
- a CDS encoding hypothetical protein, conserved (encoded by transcript PVX_123950A), with product MHPQGERPPGGEAAPSPDKEECKEKHTSGELAAQDSNEPTRRVARKAKRGATISAYSPAQISEPVYQWEVSSNDRVFYDKMNDLIIHQNVAAKALLVTDVKKVKENYQAVYVKFDAEMCEQISFAPNTTFFLYHSTNPNSIQIADILNSHNIYLSVCVNRLSECRILATFWLPGRPQVEEAATEDAAVTAASAASIASTASTTASAASPAASSSSADFAVVTNLGVEIFHLSFDSLTITPLKKHLMKSEQCWYDESSSYIALLSSTHKTHVIFPYLLNNSNAIKLQKIELNIPKTEPINKNDIEVVTLYGETYCIHKDYKNGRISFRCLSSSLSFDYVFDLFCNGVVETFCVDNIFGVFNYSNEKVYLFDIKYQRRKKSSLINTLSEHIRSSHTVNVAYLTSPKSFRTQLALSHISFHPFNVLMDNQYGNVYRVRLDYDLLMLQICQHFANLNTSVDVLLRRPNCKKRITEMFFLSLENDIQMEDFLTIVNTINVSYRKLIEQSAKKRSPPSLRRANQKIIQPLDDIMKNLGSKTLITERDIVTDVFHAFMIKKYGLDKKETLFNFSLNFRQMERAKRESRRGRGPAGRGDRADRYMLKYRIRRGEPDSTEQTVAPAASTEQTAAPAASTEQSGAHTTSDQSGTLTTSDQSGTLTTSEQSATPPAAEYRLTLSYAELQSVPTFLLYVLEYMKSLLLLNIIPNRILQTFLFDICIFYEQDNCLRQLLQFYVIADSIEVTKRLFHYWKLTQHTWAYQLCLDMSLRLREYEMVLHLFLSAKRYLKIVDFIRAHNLHDYPIAVIFQAIENDFDSPDKYIIFSHVLRSLSRWICDSDRDPAKHPLPNLQNCEKWVTLVEE
- a CDS encoding hypothetical protein, conserved (encoded by transcript PVX_123955A) encodes the protein MLQRCMPSSTPSPLHLVCRRRGAVYRIRANPLHQQKRQQSSCSNNRHRKITVIPFRQKDQPLHYKNIPFCVEELDLKSKKDLLEIHKTVRNLKERKNLPSDFIENLFLCTRKFVRSLLPHEFVRIYKTMVVVGKKDRELNLLMHQQMKRIHANFDVASISKLFQLFTFSRAKPVHLIKVLAETFLRRLQGEVVHPGDSTQSARSAKAAAPTAAPVQPWHVRELVAIFCFFRIDSKKHTQSIFHLCTPWVAKNVRRLTPKDVTIILYSSVHLGRQDPILLSAVVKHVAFKGDSFQFFQLAIILNCFAKLGEKNNKLCRVVCEQVKRRMRPAPPPEVATPAVLPDEVVEMGPTGVEGGCVASALGGRVASPAANLSSGCAIDHESDSTVVLRHNGGKASTGGPPQPKDVSVLLNALVKLEHYDNATFNCLIPFIVNHARKFSPQSLSNLVHAYSQMQIKNTLMLAKISEECIIKMKKFKNREMSNLASSLVRLNVRDKVLFTYMIDEFLYRATIGVKYKSYQFDVLSLQQLAYSFSKVGLSDEKVYVVLHRLLLRRISQLRKGASRGGSSAALAAGNTGELLGQPLWQRSDGGGAQFDFLCLTTLVKSYAATQMKPKHLSHFVSYIIREKKKKKELLSNQSLCCLVYGLAKLKLPDRKIHQLLLKEGTERVDTMKPFQAVLLLYSFSKLRVYSRMFVKRAVQLCSRHIHQLTLADLSLACYSLSNLLYRDAIFLYKASNVILLNHLELERTNVCQLFNSLTKLCFYYKPVYQLVLQRMVLCMHDLGEKELANLALSFAYYFHAARLSRCEGLSEEKPSGEKQKESLSEESPSEESPSERRLALSQPELLFRNELNIFFNLIFLLNEKHRQQMSLISIQQLQVVDLHLRAFFPKYCHFPAFLKTFFLKVRSVKRSVDDYLILSSKTHRNVSRFLSLVGVSHRSEVQFGPYQLDIVVDFLQGGSKLGAGFPSGGGPRVDHSKVEEHFKMDDHPNVDAMYQTKTLEGKNPLAEGTHPERPQAYPVLQKRVKKNILVEVDGVSHFYKESHSRTINSIIKKFILQKCGWHIIHIPYQEWNQCVDFRRKVLYALQVLRQILRINREDISVGDFLHLRGSHPPVQGHTCRAAAHRRAAHAHATNNEEQVTSVEAERLTTSTLDEVKRGANRMDTDTPHFYTVSEEELFRNQTKNRSRHQKGLMEKMHQGNQLSYHFNVAHQGGSADGEEVASGTDELSPRVRP